From the Pseudodesulfovibrio indicus genome, the window GCACCCCCTACAAATGGGGCGGCTATTCGCCCCGGACCGGCTTCGACTGCTCCGGGTTCATCTGGTACGTCTACTCTCAGAACGGGGTGACCCTGCCGCGCATGACCTGGCAGCAGCTGAACGCGGGAAAACCCGTGCAGCGCGCCGACATCCGGCCCGGCGACCTGGTCTTCCACCAGGTGGACAAGGACGGCAAGTCGCTCCACGTGGGCGTGGTCACGGACAGGGGCACCTTCGTGCACGCCCCCAGCTCGGGCAAGAACGTCATGGAGTCGAGCCTCAACTCGCCCTTCTGGGCGGAGCATTACCTCGGCGCGCGCCGCATTCTCTAGTCTTCGGATTTCTTCTTCCAGAACAACGCCTTGTCCCGGACCTTGCGCACCGACCGCTCCACGGAACCACCCGTGGACCGGATGGCGGTTTTGGCCGAACCCGCGACCCGCCGGACGTCGCCCCCGGCCCTGCCCGCCAGGGCGGACGCCTTGCGCGCCGCGTCGCGGACCTTGCCCGCCGCGCCCTTCACGGCACCGGCGGCCTTGTCCACGGCCCGGTCCACGCCGTCCACCACCGAGCGGGTGGAGTCCGTGACCCCGCGTCCCACGGTCCGGGCACCGCTGCCCACGGAACCGGCGGCCCCGGTCACGGTGCGGCCCATGGTCTTGAGCGTCTTCCTGGCCCCGCCCCGGACCGCCGCCGAAGCGCCCTTGACCAGCAGCTTCGTCACCTGGGTCACGGTCTCGGACGAGATGGACATGAACATGCGGGCCGCCTCCAGGGTGGCCGAACGGCGCATGGCCCCGCGCGCGTCCAGGTCGAGGCTCATGTAGTTGCGGGCCACGATGCCGCAGCGCATGGCCAGCAGCGCGTTGGTGGAGCCGCTCAGGATGGACGTGGTGATCACCCCGGCCACAGCCTCGGAACCGGGCACCGCGCCCAGGGCGGACCCGGCGAACAGCGGCCCGATCAGCTCGTGGATGTACTCCTCGATGCCGAATTCCTCTATGGAACCGGCCAGGAAGGAGGTCACGGCGATGTTCACGTACAGGTTGACCAGCTCCCGGTAGGGCGGGCGCTGGCAGTAGAGTTTGGAGATGCGCCAGGCGAGCCGGGTGATCAGGAAGAGGACCACCAGGGAGTCGAGCCGCCCGTTCTGGGACACGGCCGAACCAATGAAGACCCGCTTGGCCGTGCTCCGGATCTCCTCGTCCGCCCGCTTGCGCAGCACGGTCAAGCCCAGCTCCAGCCCGGACTCGTCGCGCACGTTGACCCCGGCGTCCTTGAGGATGCGGTTCCTGGACAGCCGCTTGACCAGCTCCTGGCGGAACCGGGCCAGCTCCTCGGGCGAGGGGTCGGCGTGGACCAGCAGCGGCTTGGGCCGGGACAGGATCAGGGCCAGCCACCAGGCCATGGAGCCGCCCACCAGGGCCAGCAGCCCCCAGAAAACCCACGGCGCAAGCGCCGGGTTGATGCGCCCGACAAAGTCGGAGAGCCCGGCGACGCAGTCGTACAGGAAGGCCAGGAACGCCGCCAGGACGACGATTCCGGCGATGGTCAGAAAATTCTTCATCTGTTTTGACATGGGTTCCTCCACGCATGAGGATAAGTCCCGGATCGGGAAAGGCAATGTCGCGAAAAAAAGGCCGCCCACAAGGGACGGCCAGAAACAAACGCGGACGGCGCGGCGCTATTCCTTGGGGATCAGCGGCTTGTAGTACATGCCGATCTTGATCCGGTCCGTGGCGAACTGGCTCTTGAGCTTGATCTTCAGCTCGTCGGTCTCCCAGCGGTACTCGTCCCAGCCGTCGGACTTCTTGTGGTCCGGCAGCCCGTAGGAATCCATGAGGGTGGCGACCACCTGCTTCACGTCCTGGGCCTTGGCGATCTCCACCAGCACGGTGTAGAGCTTGCCGTCCAGGAACCCATAGGTGACGTTGGCCCCCTGGATCTTGAACACGCCGCACGGCTCGGTCTTGGTGACCGTGTAGTACTTCACCCCGGCCACGCTGTGGGAATAGGTGATGGACTCGACCGCGGAGATGGGCGCTCCCCAGGGAATGGCCTTGCAGTCTTCGGTGGCGGCCTGAGCCGTCACGGCCCACGCCAGCATAAGGGCGACAACGAGTAAGCGCTTCAAAACCGGACTCCTTGGGTTCAGGGGTTTCACCGCTGGTATATCGACATTTTTTCCGAAAGGGAACCCGGCTGTCAACCGTTGGTCTTGGTCCCCTTGTAGGTGAACGCCTTCTTGTCCATGGTGTAGTAGCTCCCCCGGTCGATGCCCACGGCCCGGCCGCAGGGGCAGAAAACCTTGCCGTCCCGCTCCTCCATGTTCCAGACCTTCCTGATCCGGTCCTTGTGGCAGCGGTGCACTTCGCCCGGCCCGATCTTGTAATACTTCCACAGCTTGCGGCGGCAGTCGGCACACTTGAGAATCAGCATGGTCCCACCCTAGCCCAGGGGGACGCGAAAGCAAAGACCGATGTCCGCCACCCTTTGACGACAAAAATCCACCGGTTTTTGTTGAAATGGCCCCCGGCTCGCCCTATTCTTGGATCATTCGACGATTCCGGGAGGCAGCCGCGCCCCCGAAACCACATTCGCAACACAGCAAGGTCATCATGGTCACATATATCATCATCGGTTCCCTCTCCTTCCTGGCAGGCGCCATTGCCGTTCTGCTGATGTGCAGGCGGCGGCGAAAGGACTCGGACAGGATCAGCCTGGACGGGTTCAACTTCGACAAGCAGAAAAACTACGAAAAGGACGGCAGGAAGTACCCGTTCTCCTACTAGGCTCGATCGAACTGCACGGTCTCCATCTCCGGGAAGTCCACCAGTGACTTGGCGATGCCCGCGCGCAGGAAGGAATCCACCCATCGGAAGATGTTGTTGCGCCGGATCTGCTCCCGCAGCTTGGCCATGTGGATCTTGCGCTCTTCCGGCTCCCAGTGCAGGGCGCGGTGCAACGCCTTGGCGATGCCCTCCATGTCGTAGGGATTGACCAGGTAGGCGTGCCGCTGGAGCTGGGCCGCGGCCCCGGCGAACTCGCTCAGGACCAGCACCCCGTCGCCCTTGTTGTTGCAGGCGCAATACTCCTTGGCCACCAGATTCATGCCGTCGCGCAGCGGCGTGACCAGCCCCACGTCCGCTGCCGCGTAATAGCCCACCAGCTCGTCGTGGGGCAGGTTCCGGTAGTGATAGTGCACCGGAACCCAGCCGGGGATGGAGAACTCGCCGTTGACCCGCCCCACCAACTGCTCGATCTCGGTGCGCAGCTCCTTGTATTCGTCCACCTCCTCGCGGCTCGGGACCGCGATCTGGATGAAGTTCACCTTGCCGTGCAGGTCGGGATAGCGCCGGAGCAGGGTCTGGATGGAGCGGATGCGCTCCGGAATCCCCTTGGTATAGTCCAGACGGTCCACGCCGAGGATGATCTGACGGTGCCGGAGCGCCTCCTTCAGTTCGGCGGCCTTCTGCAGCACGTCCGGCTGCGCGGCCATCTTGGAGAACTGGGCGAAATCGATGGAGATGGGGAACGCCCCGGCCCGGAAGCTGCGGTTGCCCATGTTCACGGTGACCACCGCGCCGCGCCCCTCGACCTTGGCCTCGGGCATGAGCCGGTGCAGGGAGCTCACGAAGTTGCGCCGGTCCTGGACCGTCTGGAATCCCACCAGGTCGAACTCGGTGAGCGCCTGGATGAGCTTGGCCCGCCAAGGCAGCTTCATGAAGATGTCCGGCGGCGGGAAGGGGATGTGCAGGAAGAAGCCGGTGTTGCGCCTGACCCCCATGGACTTGAGGAAGAACGCCTGGTGCATCAGGTGGTAGTCCTGAATCCAGATGTAGTCGTCCGGGGTGGACCTGCGGGCCACGGCCTCGGCGAACTTGAAATTCACGTCCAGGTAGGAGCGCCAGTAGCGGGGATGAAACCGGCAGCGGCTTTGCAGGTCATGGAACAGGGGCCAGATGATCTCGTTGGAGAACCCGAAGTAGTAGCCGTCCACCTCCGCCTGGGTCAGGGGCACGGTGCACAGCTCGTACCCGGCCTCGTCCGTGAAGTCGTCGAACAGCCGGTCCATGTCCGCGTCCGGACCATCCGCCGGGTCCGCGTCAGCGGGCGCGCCGGACCAGCCTATCCAGACCCCGCCCCGGTTCTTGAGCACCGGGGCCATGGCCGTTACCAGCCCGCCCGAGCCCTGTTTCACCTGCCAGCCGTTCTCGTCCTTGACAAGAGCGACCGGAAGGCGGTTTGAAACAACCACCAGCCGTTGTGAAGCGGATTTCATCCTTCACCTTTCCCGTTTTCCATTCCTATTTGATTTTCTTGACCAATACATGGTTACCGCGCTTTGCCCCGGATTTCAACCGCACCCCGGCGACGGGCGTGAAAAATATGGGCCGGGCCTGTTGACACCACCCAAACCGTACTTATCTGTTGCCCCAGTCGAAAAACACGCCGCGATCCCTGCGGCGAAGAGATCATAAGGAGACATTTTCATGGGTTTGAAACCGCTCAACGACCGCGTTATCGTCAAGAGGAAAGAGGAAGAGACCAAGACCGCCGGGGGCATCTACATTCCTGATTCCGCCAAGGAAAAGCCGCAGAACGGCGTGATCATGGCCGCCGGTCCCGAATGCAAGACCGTCAAGGACGGCGACATCGTCCTGTTCGCCAAGTACGCCGGAAGCGAGTTCTCCATGGACGGCGACGAACTGATTATCATGCGCGAGGACGACATCCTCGGAGTCTTCGCCTAAAACCGCCCATAAAGGCCCGATTGCTTCGTTGCTGCAAAGGAATCAAACCCTCGCGTAGGAAGACTACGCTTCGGCCTTGATTCCTTTTTGCGCCTCGCACTCGAACCTTTCTGGACGGTTTTTCCAAGAGCGATCCAAGACAGTAACAACCGACAATCAAATTTCAAGGGATACGGAACATGTCTAAATCTATCGATTACAAAGCGGTGGCCCGCGAGGGCATGCAGCGCGGCGTGAACATCCTGGCCGACGCCGTGAAGGTCACCCTCGGACCCAAGGGCCGCAACGTCATGCTCGAAAAGACCTGGGGCGCTCCCCAGGTGACCAAGGACGGCGTCACCGTGGCCGAGAAGATCGACCTCGAGGACAAGCTCGAAAACATGGGCGCCCAGATGGTCAAGGAAGTGGCCAAAAAGACCAACGACATCGCCGGCGACGGCACCACCACCGCCACCATCCTGGCCCAGGCCGTGTTCAACGAGGGCGTCAAGCTGCTCGCCGCCGGCCGCAACCCCATGGGCATCAAGCTCGGCATCGACATGGCCGTGGCCGCCGTGGTCGAGGAACTCGACAAGATGGCCAAGCCGGTCAAGAAGACCTCCGAGATCGCCCAGGTCGGCGCCATCTCCGCCAACAACGACCCGACCATCGGCGAGATCCTGGCCGAGGCCGTGGACAAGGTCGGCGACAACGGCGTCATCACCGTCGAGGAATCCCAGGGGCTGACCACCGAGCTGAACGTGGTCGAAGGCATGCAGTGGGACAACGGCTACCTCTCCCCCTATTTCGTCAACAACCAGAAGGACCAGACCGCGACCTTCGAGAATCCGTTCATCCTCCTGGCCGAGAACAAGATCTCCAACATCAAGCCGCTGGTGCCCATCCTCGAAGCCGTGGCCAAGGCCGGACGCCCGCTGCTGATCATCGCCGAGACCGTCGAGAACGACGCCCTGGCAGGCCTGACCATCAACGCCATGCGCGGCGCCCTCAAGGTCTGCGCCGTCAAGGCCCCCGGCTTCGGCGACCGCCGCAAGGAAATGGTCCGCGACATCGGCATCATGACCGGCGCGACCCCGGTTTCCGAAGACACCGCCGTGACCCTGGAGTCCATCCGCCCCGAGCACTTCGGCACCGCCAAGAAGGTCGTGGTGGACAAGGGCAACACCCTCATCGTCGACGGCGCCGGTGACAAGAAGGCCATCAAGGCCCGCTGCGACGAGATCGCCAACATGGCCAAGAACTCCACCAGCGACTACGACCGCGAAAAGCTCCAGGAGCGCCTCGCCAAGCTGGTCGGCGGCGTTGCCGTGGTCAAGGTCGGCGCGCCCACCGAGATCGAGATGAAGGAGCGCAAGGACCGCGTGGAAGACGCCCTGAACGCCACCCGCGCCGCCGTCGACGAGGGCATCGTCCCCGGCGGCGGCACCGCCCTGGTGCGCGCGGGCAAGGTCCTCAAGAACCTCACCTCCGACGACGACACCATCCAGGCGGGCATCAACATCATCGCCCGCGCCGTGGAAGAACCCCTGCGCCAGATCGCCAACAACTGCGGCCTGGAAGGCACCGTCATCGTCGAGAAGGTCAAGGCCCTCAAGGGCAACAACGGCTTCAACGCCGCCACCGGCGAGTTCACCAACCTCGTGGCCGACGGCGTCATCGACCCCAAAAAGGTCACCCGCATCGCCCTGCAGAACGCCGCCTCCGTGTCCAGCATGCTGCTGACCACCGAGTGCGCCATCTCCGACTTCGTGCCCGAAGACTAAAACGAGCCCTTACCCATACCCCCGATCCGGCCGGACGCCCCGCGCGCCCGGCCGGGTCTTTTTTTAGGGATGCCTCCGGCGGCCGGGGGAAGGGGAGGAAAAACCCTTTGAAAAGGGTTGTTTCCTCCCCTTCCCCCGGCCCCCCATCCCCTCCTTTTCCCAAACTTTTTGGGTCGCTGCGCGAGGTTGGGCTGACAGAGAAATAACGACTCTCTTCACCCCATGTTTCAATACGCCGCCCTTGCATAATCCCTTGTCCACCAAACCGCCCGGCGGCGTGGGTAACCGTCCCGGAGGGTTCGCGCGGGCCGGTTATCCGCGCGCCGTAAACGGGCCGCGCGAACACTCCGGGACACCGCTTCCCCGCTACCCGCCCCTCCTGCCGCCAAGCCAGACTTCTCCCCGCCTCCATCCCCAACCCAACACTCGCCATCCCGCCTTCGCACGGCCCCGAGCGAAGCGAGCGACAAAAAGTTTGGGAGGGTCCAGGGAACCCTTTTCAAAGGGTTCCCTGGCCGTCGGAGACGCCCGGCCGGCGAGGCCCCGCCGGAGGCATCCCCCATCACCCGATAGTTGTCCTGCACTCCGCAAACGGCTACAGTCGGCCCATGTCCATATTTTCCAAGCTGGTGAAGCCCTACCGCAGGGGCGAGAAGCATTTCGAGCGAGGCCGGGCGGCGGAGTCGCGGGGCGATTTCGGCAAGGCGCGGGAGTATTTCCTTGAGGGCGCGGCGGCGTTCGACGAGCATTTCGAAGCCGAACCCGTGACGGGCGCGGGGGTTCGGCCTTCGCACCTGGTCATGGCGGGCGTGTGTTACGTACGCATTGGCCGGGACGAGGACGGGCTGCGGGTGCTTCGGGAGTGCCTGTCGCGCAAGGAGATACCGGACGCGTTTTTGAACGCGGGCTATGCGGCGGCGCAGCTGGGACGTGCGGATGAGGCGGCGGAGTTGTGGTCCGGGTATCCTTCGTGGGCGGGCCAGCGCGTGGTGGAGCGGGCGCTGAAGGAGCAGGTCCGGCTGATCCGGTCGGGCGGTGCGGACCTCGGCGCGGCGTGCGAGGCCGTGGCCCGCGCGGTGCAGGAGCAGGACAGGACCAATGCGCGCGACCGGAATTTCCGCGAGGCGGGCCGCCGGACCTCGGAATTCCGGCAGGGATATTGAGTCCGGGTTTACAGGCGTCCATCAAAACGGGTAAAGCCATATCCATGAGATACCTAGTTTCTTTCCTGATTCTGGCGCTGCTGTGCACCGCGGCCCCGGCCCTGGCCGTGGAGGGATTGGTCACGGGCACGGGCGACCCGGCCCAGGATGTGGCCAATGTGCAGGTCGCCTTGGACAAGGGCGGCACGGTCCACCTGCGCGGCACCTTCGACTTCGGAGCCGAGGGGCGGGTCAAGATCACCAGGAACGTGCGCATCCTGGGCCAGGCGGACGGCTCGGGCCAACCGCTGACGACCATCAACGGCGGTTCCTGGACCCTGTACGCGCCGCTGCCCCACGACGATGCGCCCCCGGCTGGGACCGGGCCGATCATCGCGGTGCGCTCCCTGCATTTTGACGGGGCCAGGGGGACGCCGCTGCATTTCGCCCATGCGGGCGGCCTGGAGGTCGTGGGCTGCGAGGTGGAGAACGTGATCCCGCAGGAATCGGCCATCGAGTGGAACGACGGCGACAAGCTGTCGGTCCAGGCCGGGATCGTGATCGGCAACCGGCTGGTGCATCCCAAGGAGCCGCTCAAGGGCGCGGTAACCGGCACCCTGCTCATCGCCGAGAACCGGTTCTACATGATCAACGACCATCCGGACATGGTAGCCGGGTTCGGCGTGCTGGCGGACTGGACCACGGGCGCGGAGATGACCGTCCGCGACAACATCGTGACCCGCGCCTCGCGCAACGGCATCGAGGTCCTGGACAACGCGCTGGACGGCAAGGGCCGGGGGACCATCGTGATCCGGGGCAACCGTATCGCCACGGACGACGAGGGAATCGAGTATCCCCACAAGTTCGGCCCCAATGGAATAGTCGCAGGTTGGTATTTCGACACCACCGGCGGCGTCGATTTTGGCCGCAACAACCGGATTTCCATCACCGGAAACCGCATCGAGGGGCGCGGCGAGAACTCCACGGGGCTGCTGCTCTACGCCAACGACCTGGTCGTCACCTGCAACGACGTGATCATGGCCGGTGGCGACGGCGCGCGCGGCATCGTCCAGACCGGCTCGCGCGGGTTCTTCGCCAACAACCGGGTGCGCGGCAAGGCCAATTACGCCCTGTACTGCTACCCGTTCGAAGCCCTGTCGGCCACGGCCAACACCTTCGCCTGGACCGACCTGGGGCTGTTCACCGGGAGCCGGGGCCAGGCGCTGCTGGGCGGCAAGGTCAACGTGGTGGTCGGCAGCGTTCCGTCGCTTATCGACAAGGGCCAGGGCAACCGCGTGGTGGAAACCGAACCGTGCTCCCTGCCCGAAGCCGACCCCGAGGGCGAATCCTGGGAACCGGCTGAATAAACAGTTCGAACAACCCCCAACAAGGAGCGGCGACATGACGAACCGGATCAACATCGGCAACAGCGCGTTCCTCCTGCCCGCGCCGCAGGTCATCCTCGGCACCATCCTCGACGGCAAGCCCAACTTCATGGCCATGGCCTGGGTCACGCAGGCCAACTACGAGCCGTGCGTCATGGCCATGGCGGTCAACCAGGGCCACGCCAGCCATCGGGCCATCATGGAAACGGGCCGGTATTCCATCAACATCCCGTCCGTGGACCTGGTCGCCAAGACCGACTACGCGGGCCTGGTGTCGGGAAACCGGACGGACAAGTCCGCCCTGTTCGACGTCCACTACGGGGAACTGAAGGACGTCCCGCTCATCCGGGAGTGCCCCCTGGCGCTGGAGCTGCGCCTGGTGCAACACGTTGCCCTGAGCCACGACACCCTGTTTCTCGGCGAGGTGGCGGCCGCCTGGACCGAGGAGCGGTTCCTGACCGACGGACGGGTGGACGTGGAAAAGGTCCGCCCCTTCACCCTGACCATGCCGGACAACCGGTACTGGGCGGTGGGCGAACAGGTGGGCCGGGCCTGGCACGAAGGCAAGGCGCTCAAGAAATAATCAGCAAATCGAACGGGCTGTGCGCCTTTACCGGAAATATCCGGGCGAGTGTTGACAGCCCCCATCCTTCTCTGTATTTATTGATAACGATTTTCAATTTCAACAAGAGAGAGGACCATCATGTGCGCAGCACTCATCGGCGGAATGGACAGGCTGAAACAGGAATACGTGACCGAAGCCAAGCGCAACGGGATCAAGCTCAAGCACTTCACCGGCAAGGAGCGGAAGATTTCCAAGGCGTTGGGCGAGGTGGACTTCGTGGTCATGTTCACCAACAAGGTGTCCCACAAGGCCCGCAAGGACGTGCTCGACGCCCTGCGCGGCAAGGATGTGCCGGTCTACATGCACCACTCCTGCGGCGTCTCCACCCTGCGCAGGCAGCTG encodes:
- a CDS encoding flavin reductase family protein; amino-acid sequence: MTNRINIGNSAFLLPAPQVILGTILDGKPNFMAMAWVTQANYEPCVMAMAVNQGHASHRAIMETGRYSINIPSVDLVAKTDYAGLVSGNRTDKSALFDVHYGELKDVPLIRECPLALELRLVQHVALSHDTLFLGEVAAAWTEERFLTDGRVDVEKVRPFTLTMPDNRYWAVGEQVGRAWHEGKALKK
- a CDS encoding tetratricopeptide repeat protein, whose protein sequence is MSIFSKLVKPYRRGEKHFERGRAAESRGDFGKAREYFLEGAAAFDEHFEAEPVTGAGVRPSHLVMAGVCYVRIGRDEDGLRVLRECLSRKEIPDAFLNAGYAAAQLGRADEAAELWSGYPSWAGQRVVERALKEQVRLIRSGGADLGAACEAVARAVQEQDRTNARDRNFREAGRRTSEFRQGY
- a CDS encoding DUF2325 domain-containing protein codes for the protein MCAALIGGMDRLKQEYVTEAKRNGIKLKHFTGKERKISKALGEVDFVVMFTNKVSHKARKDVLDALRGKDVPVYMHHSCGVSTLRRQLDEVVG
- a CDS encoding right-handed parallel beta-helix repeat-containing protein, encoding MRYLVSFLILALLCTAAPALAVEGLVTGTGDPAQDVANVQVALDKGGTVHLRGTFDFGAEGRVKITRNVRILGQADGSGQPLTTINGGSWTLYAPLPHDDAPPAGTGPIIAVRSLHFDGARGTPLHFAHAGGLEVVGCEVENVIPQESAIEWNDGDKLSVQAGIVIGNRLVHPKEPLKGAVTGTLLIAENRFYMINDHPDMVAGFGVLADWTTGAEMTVRDNIVTRASRNGIEVLDNALDGKGRGTIVIRGNRIATDDEGIEYPHKFGPNGIVAGWYFDTTGGVDFGRNNRISITGNRIEGRGENSTGLLLYANDLVVTCNDVIMAGGDGARGIVQTGSRGFFANNRVRGKANYALYCYPFEALSATANTFAWTDLGLFTGSRGQALLGGKVNVVVGSVPSLIDKGQGNRVVETEPCSLPEADPEGESWEPAE
- a CDS encoding alpha,alpha-trehalose-phosphate synthase (UDP-forming) translates to MKSASQRLVVVSNRLPVALVKDENGWQVKQGSGGLVTAMAPVLKNRGGVWIGWSGAPADADPADGPDADMDRLFDDFTDEAGYELCTVPLTQAEVDGYYFGFSNEIIWPLFHDLQSRCRFHPRYWRSYLDVNFKFAEAVARRSTPDDYIWIQDYHLMHQAFFLKSMGVRRNTGFFLHIPFPPPDIFMKLPWRAKLIQALTEFDLVGFQTVQDRRNFVSSLHRLMPEAKVEGRGAVVTVNMGNRSFRAGAFPISIDFAQFSKMAAQPDVLQKAAELKEALRHRQIILGVDRLDYTKGIPERIRSIQTLLRRYPDLHGKVNFIQIAVPSREEVDEYKELRTEIEQLVGRVNGEFSIPGWVPVHYHYRNLPHDELVGYYAAADVGLVTPLRDGMNLVAKEYCACNNKGDGVLVLSEFAGAAAQLQRHAYLVNPYDMEGIAKALHRALHWEPEERKIHMAKLREQIRRNNIFRWVDSFLRAGIAKSLVDFPEMETVQFDRA
- a CDS encoding co-chaperone GroES; its protein translation is MGLKPLNDRVIVKRKEEETKTAGGIYIPDSAKEKPQNGVIMAAGPECKTVKDGDIVLFAKYAGSEFSMDGDELIIMREDDILGVFA
- the groL gene encoding chaperonin GroEL (60 kDa chaperone family; promotes refolding of misfolded polypeptides especially under stressful conditions; forms two stacked rings of heptamers to form a barrel-shaped 14mer; ends can be capped by GroES; misfolded proteins enter the barrel where they are refolded when GroES binds) — protein: MSKSIDYKAVAREGMQRGVNILADAVKVTLGPKGRNVMLEKTWGAPQVTKDGVTVAEKIDLEDKLENMGAQMVKEVAKKTNDIAGDGTTTATILAQAVFNEGVKLLAAGRNPMGIKLGIDMAVAAVVEELDKMAKPVKKTSEIAQVGAISANNDPTIGEILAEAVDKVGDNGVITVEESQGLTTELNVVEGMQWDNGYLSPYFVNNQKDQTATFENPFILLAENKISNIKPLVPILEAVAKAGRPLLIIAETVENDALAGLTINAMRGALKVCAVKAPGFGDRRKEMVRDIGIMTGATPVSEDTAVTLESIRPEHFGTAKKVVVDKGNTLIVDGAGDKKAIKARCDEIANMAKNSTSDYDREKLQERLAKLVGGVAVVKVGAPTEIEMKERKDRVEDALNATRAAVDEGIVPGGGTALVRAGKVLKNLTSDDDTIQAGINIIARAVEEPLRQIANNCGLEGTVIVEKVKALKGNNGFNAATGEFTNLVADGVIDPKKVTRIALQNAASVSSMLLTTECAISDFVPED
- a CDS encoding DUF697 domain-containing protein yields the protein MSKQMKNFLTIAGIVVLAAFLAFLYDCVAGLSDFVGRINPALAPWVFWGLLALVGGSMAWWLALILSRPKPLLVHADPSPEELARFRQELVKRLSRNRILKDAGVNVRDESGLELGLTVLRKRADEEIRSTAKRVFIGSAVSQNGRLDSLVVLFLITRLAWRISKLYCQRPPYRELVNLYVNIAVTSFLAGSIEEFGIEEYIHELIGPLFAGSALGAVPGSEAVAGVITTSILSGSTNALLAMRCGIVARNYMSLDLDARGAMRRSATLEAARMFMSISSETVTQVTKLLVKGASAAVRGGARKTLKTMGRTVTGAAGSVGSGARTVGRGVTDSTRSVVDGVDRAVDKAAGAVKGAAGKVRDAARKASALAGRAGGDVRRVAGSAKTAIRSTGGSVERSVRKVRDKALFWKKKSED
- a CDS encoding C40 family peptidase, which gives rise to MTGRATFRRPLFLAACLLACAALLPACAGKSPAPVPPEDVVAPRAATPAEQKVVRLARSLVGTPYKWGGYSPRTGFDCSGFIWYVYSQNGVTLPRMTWQQLNAGKPVQRADIRPGDLVFHQVDKDGKSLHVGVVTDRGTFVHAPSSGKNVMESSLNSPFWAEHYLGARRIL